One window of Vanessa cardui chromosome 5, ilVanCard2.1, whole genome shotgun sequence genomic DNA carries:
- the LOC124530043 gene encoding 60S ribosomal protein L38, translating to MPREIKDIKDFLLKARRKDAKSVKIKKNPENVKFKVRCSRFLYTLVITDKEKAEKLKQSLPPGLQVKEVK from the exons ATG CCCCGTGAAATTAAGGACATCAAAGACTTCCTGCTAAAAGCCCGCAGGAAAGATGCCAAAT CGGTTAAAATAAAGAAGAACCCAGAAAATGTAAAGTTCAAAGTCCGTTGCTCACGTTTCCTGTACACATTGGTCATCACTGACAAGGAAAAGGCCGAGAAGCTCAAACAGAGCTTACCACCAG GTCTTCAAGTAAAGGAAGTAAAGTGA
- the LOC124529990 gene encoding NAD-dependent protein deacetylase sirtuin-7 has translation MAAREGVRSSARLSGATTTTAAANAAATTTGQDSRAAEAERAAAAALRKARAARAAERAAEVEDSPQVLREKCRRLARALREAKHLVVYTGAGISTAADIPDYRGPRGVWTRLQRGETVGRVEVSRARPTFTHMALTALWARGALKFVVSQNCDGLHVRAGLPRRALAELHGDMFAERCPACRRVYLRAFDTTERTARHAHATRRLCHACGRELRDSIVHFGERGRSAWPLNWAGALRHAAAADVVLCLGSSLKVLRRYPRLWRMQSAPHARPALYIVNLQWTPKDAVAALKINARCDAVMEQVARRLRLRVPRYRARRDPLLAHAEPLAPPEAHTTRRPLLARPGPPPAPPDCDSDDTSYYSLSASSSPSASDSDDEVPLRRLADRLRDPQPPPAPTLRSFQVNMQSGETTILLRAEHAPTDPPPPEPPPAARATTDALRRFRISRPHGPLPTVNGIAPTTNGHRLPGCDLNGLEPKTESPPPAKIKKEEADDTNLGNGSWNLGCKLRQLLELDGDGPKAKAEADSDDEEASATLAAAIIRRAVLVCRAQLYSGLHTIIAPGAAPAPAASAAPAPRARPRARPRADAECAWCLRRYDARRCLWYGPPRATPPERRAWRRERGRRYLCACCGEDGEAPATRAPDEGGWYGKGYRKGRRRRR, from the exons ATGGCGGCCCGCGAGGGAGTACGGAGCAGTGCTCGACTCAGCGGagcgacaacaacaacagcagcagcaAATGCGGCGGCCACGACCACTGGTCAAGATTCTCGCGCCGCGGAAGCTGAGCGGGCTGCGGCCGCGGCTTTGCGGAAGGCGCGTGCCGCTCGCGCCGCCGAGCGAGCCGCTGAGGTCGAGGACAGTCCGCAGGTCCTGCGCGAAAAGTGCCGCCGCCTAGCTCGAGCACTTCGTGAAGCCAAACATCTTGTG GTGTACACGGGAGCGGGCATCAGCACAGCGGCCGACATCCCTGACTATCGCGGCCCGCGCGGCGTGTGGACGCGGCTGCAGCGCGGCGAAACCGTGGG GCGCGTGGAGGTGTCGCGCGCGCGGCCCACGTTCACGCACATGGCGCTGACGGCGCTGTGGGCGCGCGGCGCGCTCAAGTTCGTGGTGTCGCAGAACTGCGACGGGCTGCACGTGCGCGCCGGCCTGCCGCGCCGCGCGCTGGCCGAGCTGCACGGCGACATGTTCGCCGAGCGCTGCCCCGCGTGCCGCCGCGTGTACCTGCGCGCCTTCGACACCACGGAGCGCACGGCACGCCACGCGCACGCCACGCGCCGCCTGTGCCACGCCTGCGGCCGCGAGCTGCGCGACTCCATCGTGCACTTCGGCGAGCGCGGCCGCTCCGCCTGGCCGCTCAACTGGGCCGGCGCGCTGCGCcacgccgccgccgccgacGTCGTGCTGTGCCTCGGCTCCAGCCTCAAG GTGCTCCGGCGATACCCGCGGCTGTGGCGAATGCAGAGCGCGCCGCACGCCCGGCCCGCGCTCTACATCGTGAACCTGCAGTGGACGCCGAAGGACGCCGTGGCGGCGCTGAAGATCAACGCGCGGTGCGACGCGGTGATGGAGCAGGTGGCGCGGCGACTGCGCCTGCGCGTGCCGCGGTACCGCGCGCGCCGCGACCCGCTGCTGGCGCACGCCGAGCCGCTGGCGCCGCCCGAGGCGCACACGACGCGCCGCCCGCTGCTGGCCCGGCCCggcccgccgcccgcgccgcccgacTGCGACTCGGACGACACCTCGTACTACTCGCTGTCCGCTTCGTCGTCCCCGTCGGCGTCCGACTCCGACGACGAGGTGCCTCTGCGCCGCCTCGCCGACCGCCTCCGGGACCCGcagccgccgcccgcgcccacACTGCGATCTTTTCAG GTCAACATGCAGTCCGGAGAAACGACGATACTGCTGCGAGCCGAGCACGCCCCCACCGACCCGCCGCCGCCCgagccgccgcccgccgcgcgcgccaCCACCGACGCGCTCCGGCGCTTCCGCATTTCGCGACCGCACGGACCTCTCCCCACAGTCAACGGCATCGCACCCACGACCAACGGCCACCGACTTCCGGGGTGCGACCTCAACGGTCTCGAGCCGAAAACAGAATCCCCGCCGCCCGCGAAGATCAAGAAGGAGGAAGCCGACGATACGAATTTGGGAAACGGCTCGTGGAATCTCGGGTGCAAGCTGAGGCAGCTGCTGGAGCTCGACGGCGACGGGCCCAAGGCCAAGGCGGAGGCCGACAGCGACGACGAGGAGGCGAGCGCGACCCTCGCGGCGGCCATCATCCGGCGCGCCGTGCTCGTGTGCCGCGCGCAGCTCTACTCCGGCCTGCACACCATCATCGCGCccggcgccgcgcccgcgcccgccgccagcgccgcgcccgcgccgcgcgcccGCCCGCGCGCCCGCCCGCGCGCCGACGCCGAGTGCGCGTGGTGCCTGCGCCGCTACGACGCGCGCCGCTGCCTGTGGTACGGGCCGCCGCGCGCCACGCCGCCCGAGCGCCGCGCGTGGCGCCGCGAGCGCGGCCGCCGCTACCTGTGCGCGTGCTGCGGCGAGGACGGCGAGGCGCCGGCCACGCGCGCGCCCGACGAGGGCGGCTGGTACGGCAAGGGCTACCGCAAGGGCCGGCGGCGGCGCCGGTAG